GGCTCAGCACTGCTTCTATCTACCATGAATTCTCTCAGGATGTCTGCATCATACAACTCTTTCTTCTGTTACCAAAATTAATAACTAGTACAATATGAGCTGGGGAAAATTGAATTTGAAGCTTTGATGTGATACTCGTACTGATCTGCAGGCCCACACCATGTCATGTATTAATACTCGTAAATGATTGATGTTTTATCAATATACCGATCCACACAAGTTAGAAGAtggtatcatttttttaactccATCCATGGACGAAGGAAAGGACTTCGTctgcaaaattttattctttattaatttttcaagtAAAAATAGTACTCATGGATTTTTTCCCctctcaatgttttttttttttttgggttaattttgcacaattatatattattcttcGTTGTTTAACGAGTTGCAAATatgtttattggaataattaCATTCTCCGAACTGCAGCTGTGAACTCTATGTCACTTTGTGCTGGCTATGCAAAAATCAAACAGAGGCATCGCAACTAGTTTTAGGCTCCAAAACATGGAGAGAAAAATACGTCTCCATTTGAATATGGTAAAAAAGACTCGGAATAGAGCGGGTTTCACTACATCCAGTAGTTTCAGCAAATACGAAAACGATCTGCCACCACGCTACTTGCAAGATAAAACAGCAACATTTAAAATCACTGTTCTTAAGAACACCAGGGGAAGGGACGATACATTAGCATCATGTTATACAGGAGTCAGTCAGTTATAAACAATGATATCAAACCATCGAGATAATAACAGTGGATGTCAATGTGTTATTGATATTTAAATCCAATTAATTCTCAGAGTCTAAAGTACATACAGAGCTTACTGCAGCTCTTACACAAGGAGCTTTTTTACCTTTCACGACAATACACAACAGTATCCCTTCAAAACTCTTTTAGTTTTCCTCCACATTGGCTGAGAATTACAGGAAATGCTTGAGATCTGTAGAGACGGTACATACAGCCAAGATCAATGCTAAAGATACAACAGGGCAACCAATCATGGGCACTCTATTTGAAGGCACCCCTTGTTTGGttgcatttaaataatttcCCGACTAGCCATGCTCTGTAGCAGGCAAATACAGCATTCCAATGCTCATGCCCACGATTCTTTTGCAAAGGCCAGAGAACCAACTGGGAGAAATCTGTTTATCCTGGCAGTAAGAACAGAACTGAGTGCGtcaatcatctccaacaatggTTGTCCACACCTTTGCACCAGAACACACCAAACCAACCATGGCTTGGAATAAGCAGACCTTCATATGGAGGTTTCATTCCTCAAATGCTTGCATACAAATTTTCTCCAGCAGCAATGGCCAATCCTCCCCAAGTTGCTGAGGATTCAGCTCCATAGCAACTTTGAAATCAAGCAAAGATATCGAGCACTGGTGTCCTTGCTCCTGCATCGCGTCCATGGGCCCACCGGCACTCTGCATGTGTAAGTGATTACTTGCCCACATGCCATTGATAATTTTGCCTTGAATCTGCTGCTTGTGAGCAAGGTGCTTTCTTGGCTCATGTGTGCACCTTGCTCCCACCAACTCAACACAAGACCTGATTAACTGCTTCAAGTACACATCCAGCatattatttaacatattaGCACATTCCATAGAAACGCCTCCAAGGCCCTGTGCTGCTGCAATCTGCTCCATACGTTTTCTCAGTGTCTCTGTATCAGTCAATCCACCACTATCATAATTGCTAACAAAATCACCACTGCTAGCCGATGGAATAACTTTGCGGGCCCCACCGACACTAGCTGGGCAAAACGGAATCCCTAGGGGGGCAAGCAGAGGACTTCTAAAGAAATTTGACCGTGTTGACTGCACCTCTTCCCCATCGTCAATAACAGCTCCTGCAGCCTGATCTTTACTGTGTATCCTTGGCTTCTCTGCAGGTCGCCGAACAGCACTATCCCTTTCATTCTCATGTGCCTCAGCAACAGTCTGAAGATGCTGCCCTGGTCTCTGATAATCGCACGGAGTCAAATCCCCATTTTCGACATTAAGCTTACTATTGCTATCTTCCGGTCCCATGGATTGATGTGAGATACACTCGACCTTCCCATTCAGTCCAAGAGGGCTTGGTCTATCCCTGAGCTTCCGATCACGTATCCCGGACCTACCCTTTCGTGGGGACACTGGAAGAACCCCATTCGACCAAACAGGCACATTTTGATTCTGATTGGAGAGAATGGCCCCACTTTGTTCATGCCCATCTTCCCCACCAGGAGAACTGTTTGCAGCTTGTATCCCCGATTTGTGGGGACCCGCTAAATGAACTGGTGGCGGGGTCTTGGCTTGGCATGCATTCTTAAGGATTGAAATAAGGAGTTGATTGTGCAGTGGAAGATTCTCCCTCCCAAAAGCCCGAATGCAAAAACTTTCAAACTGAATCTTGCCCAATTTGTCACTCAAGAAACTATTTAAGTGATAAAAGTACAGTTTTGACTTATTCACCCCAAGCTTCTTCACTATCTGAGCTTTCAAGTCAACCAAATCGACTCTGGAGCTCTTCTGAGGTTGCATGTCTCGAAACAAAGATTCATACACCGACCGCAGAATCACTAACCCACCAGTAACCCCAGTTTATCCCAACTTACACTTTTTTCCGTTTACAAACGATCCAAAAATTTCCCTCCCACATATCATTCGATGCAAATCCACACTCGGAATCCGACGAATCACTAAAACGCCCGAAAACCCCCAATCCTAACCGATTTCCAAAATCCTTATTTCCAAAAAACCCCGAATTCACCAACCCACAAACGATATAATGCGAACCCAAATCTCATCTTATCGGAACCAAAACCCTAGAGATCAAACCCACTACGGAACTCACTAAATCCCCCCCAGAAACAAGCTCAATTTTTCGGAAACAATGCCTAAATAAAACCCTAAGCTTGAATCACCAAACTTGGGCCCACAGGACCACGCCTTCTCACGCACTGTACGAACCACAAATTGCACCACTGCACCAATCAAAACCCCGCGTTCCtttcatgaaattcaaaatctttCAAACTTCAGAGTCCCAAATTCCAAGTCGAATAAAAGAGATCGGGGAGTTGGCCGAATGGAGTTTGGGAAACATAGCAGGGAAATCGAATTGAAGAGGAATGAAGCACAATGAAGAGGGAAAACTAGAGCCGAGAGTATGGGAAAGAGGGTTAGAGATTGATTGAGCTCTGACCTTTCAAGGAAGTCGAAGAATTGCAGAGAAATCGAACCTGAGTGACTGGGCTTCGAATCGTCGAAGCTTCGGCTCTCGCTCTCTTTATATATTTCCTCCTccaattttatctttttccacTTTGGTACATTCTCACTGGTTTTATCTTTGAGCTTTTGCTCTTTGAAGGAGTTCGATCGCtgctctctatctctctctctctctgtctccgCTCTCTTCTTTCTCGGTAGCTCTCTCAAGGTCTCGCCTCGCCTCGCcttgtgcctttttctttttcttctctcttttttttttttccccctccccCCGCTTGCCAACGTGttaattaaaacattattattaatGAACCTCGTAATTATAatctgatatttttttacaagcaGCAAAGGTAGACCTTGGTACTGATTCTGTTgttaaaaattagtttaattCCATCATGCTGCCAATATCTTTGATTGAATTGGcaacattttgattttttattaagaaaactaATGATCTAATTCTCTcttctttatttataaaaatttaaaaaaaaatccatcatgCTATATCTcgacaaaatatttaaaattattataatcataattatataaacatatatttattttataacatactAAGAAAGGCTCAATCTATGTCTGAATTTATACttcaaaatgattaattaatgatataattatcgttttattataaatttaaaaccattataaaaaacaattttctttaaaaaaataatattaatctcgtATACTGCCTAACTTTATTAGTCAAATGATTTATAACATATATCctattcaaattattaaaatatcgtAGATGATTTATAATTTCCACTTTttggtgtgtatatatatatatatatacatatttatagaaTGTCATTTAGGAATTGTAACTTCGATTTAAGCCTTCTTCTCCAATTTGTGGTATGTAATTTGCAGCACACATATTATCTGTTGCTGATTCAATGACTCGTTTACTCTTTATAAACATCATACATTCGAGTCTAGTCCAAATTGCCAATGCTGTGCTTGTGGCCGTAGCTTTTATGGGTTGACATTCAGAGATCTATGACCATAATGATTTGTAATCGAAATTGACAATTTTCGTCCCCGAATACCACTAGACTTTATAAATGCCATTAAGctatcatttgtttttatagatgagatgaaataagataaaaatttaaatttaaataaaatattgctagaaaaaaaatttttaatattatttttattttaaaatttgaaaaagttaaattgtatattttattttgtgtgaaaatttaaaaaaatcgtaatgattagatgagatgagaatgcttatttattttattttgtgtaaaaatttaaaaaaattataatgattagatgagatgaaatgatattaatttatttgactgTCAAGAGTTTTATGGAattgtttttacttttatagTTTATTCCACTCTTTTTCCcatgaataattattattattatttttgtaatcaaACACCAAGGTTATTGGTACGGATGGGCTGACCTCAGTAGGCCTCGCCCCTGGTCTCACCcttctatatttaatataaaaaattataatttttaatatttatataaatatattatatataaatacatacaatttgttaaaaatctAAAGTTGaattcaaattaatgaattgtCTTGACTTCCTAAACTAACCATTATATAGGATGCAAAGGCAATATGATATCCGTACTTAAATAATGTGGGACTTAagtatgattattttattatcttggtCTCCTATATAAAAAGTTGACCTAAAAGACTTTTATAGttcattccattttttttcccattaattattattattattattattttaatcaaacACCGAGATCATtggtaggggtgggcagtggaACCTCGCCCCACCTTGCATAGAACACCCATAGTGGGGCGGGGGCGAGGTGACCCTAGCGGGGCCCGCCCTTGCTCCACTCCCTtccttatttaatataaaaaattataatttttaatatttatataaatatattgtatataaatacatacaatttattaaaaatttgaaaaacttgaagttgaatTAAAGTGAAAGGATTGTCTTAACCTCTTAGGTCAACCATTGTATAAgaggccaagacaatacaatGTCTATACTCAATGCTTAAGTATGAATATTGTATTACCTTAGTCTCTAATATAAAGGTTGGTCTAAGAGGTCAAgacaatataaaatacaatttcaatgagtttatatttttcttgaatgtataaatttcaatttataggaGGCCAATGTGTCATTGGATTGAGCGAGATGCAGGTTGGGGTGTGGTTTCAATCTCACCCCCCAATATCGGAGTGGGGGCGGGGTAGGAAACCCTCCCCCGCATGGTGCAGGGGGCAGTGTGCGAGTAGCACCCCTAGTCGCAATCGTGATATGTCTAGGAGCATGAATATGGTCATAATTCATATAATTTCTCCCAcccaaaattaaatattataaaaaatcctAACCCCTGAAACACCATGATAAGATACCATGTATACATTTTTAGTACCAAAATATTCATTGGATCAAAGTTAGATTAGGCCGTTGAAGagttaaatgttattatatcgtaataaaaaaaagtaccgaGTAAATACTAGGTATtatacttttattcttcttagATTTCATTTAATTgatctatataatattattgataaatatttaaattaattatttaaagaaataaaaattaacctaataattaaaaaaataatatcacattaatACGGTACTATGAGAATGAGATGGGCTAATAGTAGGATCAAGACACTCGAGATATATTTTTCAGTATAGTTAAGTAAACCGAGCTTATATAATGGGCCAGGGTTTCCTTTGTGAACCGAAGGTCCATTTCAAAGTTTTAAATGAGTAAACCGAGCTCATATATATTTGGGCCAGAGCCTCGTTTGTGAACCGAAGGCCCGTTATAAAGTTTTAAATGGCCCGACTTTTCCGGCCCCAAATACCATCATGGCAAGATTTGCAAGCCAGCCCTAATTTTATATTTGGGGCAGAATCCACAGATTGCGGCGTCTCCGGTCTCTCTGTGAAACGCAGAAGAGGGAATGGATAGCGACACTGAAGAGTCGCCTAGGAAGAGACAGAGAAAGAATCCCTTTTCTGGGGATTCATCTTCTCGCAAGGTAGGTTATTTTTCACTATTACTACGTACTATTTGCAACCATAATTGTGCCCCCTATATTTATAGGGGCTTCAAACACCAATTACTAGTGTCAACTATGGTTGTGTATGAACTAGATAATTGGTGTTTTTCACAGCTCCACAAAACCTAACGTCtttgtttgaagaaaaatatttaatggtGCTTAGAAGATCGCATATTGATCCTCTAATATATTGCAGTTGATGTAACAATATCTCCTGGAAGAATGTCAAGTTTTACAGAatatgttgtttgtgattgctTGTCATCTATCATCCTTATGAGAATGTTGTCTTCAACTCTATCTGTTACAATTTTTAATTCTGAGTTCTCTTTTTTCCCGTGATTGGCATTGTGCATTTCCTGTTGTTAGTACTATTCATTGGTGATGAACGTTGGTATCTTTcatctattctctctctctctcccccccccccccccccccccaagtgAAAAATCTTCTCCGGAAATTATAATCATACCTTATCTTGTAACAGAATCTTATGCAAGAGGAAGATATTCGATTGGAGACAACACGAGCTAGATGTACACAATCTCACTTTTTCTTATTGGTTTCTAAGTTAGTCTATATGTCTGATGCTTATGGTATCAAGAAGAAATTGAGGTTTATTCACACGTGACAGTTTCAAATGTTCTCAAGAGGCATGGAGAATTAACAGAGCGTCTTTCTAGGTAAGGTTTTCTCAGGAATTTTTAAGGCTTCACCTTATACTAGTACATGCATTCTAGCCGTAGTTTTAAGTTGCTAATTGATTGTGATGGAATTATGTAAGGCTATGGCTGCTGAAGCATACATGTTCTCATAATATGATTTAGGagcttatattttaaaagttctGGTGATCTTACTGATTTTTGTAGGGATTCTGACAAGATGATATTCGAGCGTCTACAAAAGGAATTTGAAGCTGCTCGTGCTTCTCAAACTGAAGGTAGCTTTTAATTTAAtgtttcatatttctttttggttaaTGCTTTTGGAAAAGTTGCTTTGGTTGAACGATAATACGCAGGAGCtatcttttctctatctttggggcattttttttccttttattacaTCTAATCATGCCTTGATGTTTTCTATGTGGCGCTACCTGATATGTAGTTTTGTGTCGGTTACTGGTTTGATGGTCCACCTTAGACTTTTTAATTCTTGTGTTTTCTATGGGTCTTACAACACTGGACAAAGAACCAACGGGGACTTGGCAATTGTGCACATTTTTGTTGGCTTTAGTGCTAtaactttaaaatctaaattgtTCTTTATCCCTATTTTTCCCATGAATGTTCTCTGCTCTAACtaagaattcatttttttttttttcattttgggtaGAGATTTCCTTAGATGGTGAAGAATGGAATGATGGGCTATTGGCAACAATAAGGGAGCGGGTATGGCTATGTTTTGAAtatctttagtttttttatattattctcTGTTATTGATTAATGGTTTGAATATCTTAATCGATTAATTGATATCTAATCTTCTATGTTATGCAGTTCTATGTTTCTGCTGGGCCTAATAAAATTCTTAATACGAGTGATCTGGTTTTATCAGGTTCACATGGAAGCAGACAGAAAGGCAATGCCAGGGGACATAAACATAATGCCAGGTCcacattttcaggaaaaaattacatataaaattgGCAGCAAGGTAATATTCCATTTTactagcataattattccctgtaTGGCTGTATGTAATCTGCTAGGATGGCTTCCAAAATGGGAAGATTCTTTTATCACTTCTAGCATCATATGGTTATGCCATGTGTGTTACCCATTCTGGTTGCTTTCCCACAAAGTGGTTAAGTTTTTATCTTGAAAAGCTTAAGTTTGAAAATGTCACCAATCAAGTTTTGGAACAACATTGAAGATGGCATGAAAATGTAACTGTCTTGTAGCAGATTGTGAGTAGGTTTAAACTTGGGGCATGTGTGTTTGTAGGTGGGGAGGAATATTGTTCTGATTATGCTGGAGAGTTGGAAACAACCCAGGAAAATTCATGAAAAGGAGTGGAATAGCTAAACATTGGCCCAGGAGTTCATAATGTTCAAttattttgccactttgcccccatTGTTGGgaaaatatcaaagaaaaagaaatgcaaatttgttggattttggaagaaaatgtatTATGGCTTCAAAAGTTGGGAGCACCAAAAAGGTGGGGGTTTATTtagtctaatattaaatatttgaaaaatgaactaTTTGGGCTAAGTAGTTGCTAGTTGCAGCTTGCTCAACTTTTTTTTCGTCTGTTAATAGAAAATGCCTGAATCCAGATTAGGTATATAGGTGAGACTGATACAGGCTACAAATAGGGTCATTAATTATTGCTCTTGATACCacattattcatttattaagtTTGGATTTACAATGTTATGAACTATTGCTGTGTAATTGagtcatttattaaatatcaaGTTGTATTGTCATATGAGCAGGTGATTTGTTGTTTGGAAGGGGCAAGAATCGGCATTCAATATGAGACGTCTTTTGCTGGTACTTtgtagtgatttagttatataatctttttaccTATATAAATGGTTTCACCATTATAACATGAATGacaacaattaataatttaagtGCACGAATGAGGCTGCTGTCAACATGAGTTGAATGTAGGGTAAACCATTTATCAAGAGCTTATTTGATCCCTTGGTTGTGCTTGTTTCATCATAGGGGTCTGTCAGTTTGAATGCAGCAATTGCACAATAAGACACAAAAATTAgtaacaaaaggaaaagaaaaagaagtttttCTTCTACAATATTGGGTTGTTGGAAGTTGTTTCCACCTCATTTGTTCATTGTGAAGAGAAACATGtgcaactttttctttcttttttttcctttcttttttttttttttttttttttttgtaagaaagaaaaacatgtgCAACttatacctataaaaaaaacctagaaaAAAACATTGTGCACTAGTTGTTCCCTTTTCTATAGTAGTCTTTTCCAAGAAATACCATCCATCGAATAGATTGAGAACATAGaatatatgttacatgttaCGAATGCTATGGTTTATTCATTTTGGGCTAACCATCAGCTTA
This genomic interval from Juglans microcarpa x Juglans regia isolate MS1-56 chromosome 4D, Jm3101_v1.0, whole genome shotgun sequence contains the following:
- the LOC121261243 gene encoding uncharacterized protein LOC121261243, translated to MQPQKSSRVDLVDLKAQIVKKLGVNKSKLYFYHLNSFLSDKLGKIQFESFCIRAFGRENLPLHNQLLISILKNACQAKTPPPVHLAGPHKSGIQAANSSPGGEDGHEQSGAILSNQNQNVPVWSNGVLPVSPRKGRSGIRDRKLRDRPSPLGLNGKVECISHQSMGPEDSNSKLNVENGDLTPCDYQRPGQHLQTVAEAHENERDSAVRRPAEKPRIHSKDQAAGAVIDDGEEVQSTRSNFFRSPLLAPLGIPFCPASVGGARKVIPSASSGDFVSNYDSGGLTDTETLRKRMEQIAAAQGLGGVSMECANMLNNMLDVYLKQLIRSCVELVGARCTHEPRKHLAHKQQIQGKIINGMWASNHLHMQSAGGPMDAMQEQGHQCSISLLDFKVAMELNPQQLGEDWPLLLEKICMQAFEE